From Paracoccus aminovorans, one genomic window encodes:
- the carB gene encoding carbamoyl-phosphate synthase large subunit, protein MPKRTDIKSILIIGAGPIVIGQACEFDYSGAQACKALREEGYRVVLVNSNPATIMTDPEMADATYIEPITPEIVEKIIAKERPDALLPTMGGQTGLNTALALADMGVLNRYGVELIGAQRAAIEMAEDRKLFREAMDRIGLENPRATIVAAPKLASGKYDIASGIAQAMVDLEEIGLPAIIRPAFTLGGTGGGVAYNRDDYERIVRSGLEASPVAQVLVDESLLGWKEYEFEVVRDRADNAIIVCSIENVDPMGVHTGDSITVAPALTLTDREYQRMRNGSIAVLREIGVETGGSNVQWAVNPKDGRMVVIEMNPRVSRSSALASKATGFPIAKIAAKLAIGYTLDELDNDITKVTPASFEPSIDYVVTKIPRFAFEKFPGSKPELTTAMKSVGEVMAIGRSFHESLQKALASMENGLTGLDDIEIPGAPDKAAVVKAISAQTPDRLRLIAQAMRHGLTDDEIQHATAFDPWFLARLREIVDAENAVREGGLPKDAEGLRRLKMMGFTDARLADLTGTGEKAVREARRGHDLHPVFKRIDTCAAEFEAQTPYMYSTYEAPAMGDVENEARPSDRKKVVILGGGPNRIGQGIEFDYCCCHACFALTKAGYETIMVNCNPETVSTDYDTSDRLYFEPLTLEHVLEILRIEQENGTLHGVIVQFGGQTPLKLANALEEEGIPILGTTPDAIDLAEDRERFQKLLNDLGLKQPINGIAHSDAEAIEIAERIGFPLVIRPSYVLGGRAMEIVRDMDQLNRYIREAVKVSGDSPVLLDSYLSGAIEVDVDALSDGKTVHVAGIMEHIEEAGVHSGDSACSLPPHTLDPATIAELKVQTVAMARALNVVGLMNVQFALKDGAIYVLEVNPRASRTVPFVAKATDSAIASIAARLMAGEPMANFPARPAYPEGVGPEDSLPFADPLTLADPNTPWFSVKEAVLPFARFPGVDTLLGPEMRSTGEVMGWDRNFARAFLKAQMGAGTTLPSEGLVFISVRDADKSEALAQATRDLTEMGFKLVATAGTARFLREAGVETELVNKVYEGRPNIVDRLKNGEIAMVLNTTEGAQAIADSREIRAVALNDKIPYYTTAAGSIAAVAAIKSRGEGEVGVRALQA, encoded by the coding sequence ATGCCGAAGAGAACCGATATCAAATCCATCCTGATCATCGGCGCCGGTCCCATCGTCATCGGCCAGGCCTGCGAATTCGACTATTCCGGCGCCCAGGCCTGCAAGGCGCTGCGCGAAGAGGGCTATCGGGTCGTTCTGGTGAACTCGAACCCGGCCACGATCATGACCGATCCCGAGATGGCCGATGCCACCTATATCGAGCCGATCACCCCCGAGATCGTCGAGAAGATCATCGCCAAGGAACGGCCCGACGCGCTGCTGCCGACCATGGGCGGGCAGACCGGGCTGAACACCGCGCTGGCGCTGGCCGACATGGGCGTCCTGAACCGCTATGGCGTCGAGCTGATCGGCGCGCAACGCGCCGCCATCGAGATGGCCGAGGACCGCAAGCTGTTCCGCGAGGCCATGGACCGCATCGGGCTGGAAAACCCCCGCGCGACCATCGTCGCCGCGCCGAAGCTGGCCAGCGGCAAATACGACATCGCCTCGGGGATCGCCCAGGCCATGGTCGACCTGGAGGAGATCGGCCTGCCGGCGATCATCCGCCCCGCTTTTACACTGGGCGGCACCGGCGGCGGTGTCGCCTATAACCGCGACGATTACGAGCGCATCGTGCGCTCGGGGCTGGAAGCCTCGCCCGTGGCGCAGGTGCTGGTGGACGAGAGCCTGCTGGGCTGGAAGGAATACGAGTTCGAGGTCGTGCGCGACCGCGCCGACAACGCCATCATCGTCTGCTCGATCGAGAACGTCGATCCGATGGGCGTGCATACCGGCGATTCGATCACCGTGGCGCCGGCGCTGACCCTGACCGACCGCGAGTACCAGCGCATGCGGAACGGCTCGATCGCCGTGCTGCGCGAGATCGGCGTCGAAACCGGCGGCTCGAACGTGCAATGGGCGGTCAATCCGAAAGACGGCCGCATGGTGGTGATCGAGATGAACCCGCGCGTGTCGCGGAGCTCGGCGCTGGCCTCGAAGGCGACCGGCTTTCCCATTGCCAAGATCGCGGCGAAGCTGGCCATCGGCTATACGCTGGACGAACTCGACAACGATATCACCAAGGTGACGCCGGCCTCGTTCGAGCCCTCGATCGACTATGTCGTGACCAAGATCCCGCGGTTTGCCTTCGAGAAATTCCCCGGCTCGAAGCCCGAACTGACCACGGCGATGAAATCCGTGGGCGAGGTCATGGCCATCGGCCGCAGCTTCCACGAATCGCTGCAAAAGGCGCTAGCCTCGATGGAGAACGGACTGACCGGCCTCGACGACATTGAGATTCCCGGCGCGCCCGACAAGGCCGCCGTGGTCAAGGCGATCAGCGCCCAGACCCCCGACCGGCTGCGCCTGATCGCCCAGGCCATGCGCCACGGGCTGACCGACGACGAGATCCAGCACGCCACCGCCTTCGATCCCTGGTTCCTGGCGCGCTTGCGCGAGATCGTCGATGCCGAGAATGCCGTGCGCGAGGGCGGGCTGCCCAAGGATGCCGAGGGCCTGCGCCGGCTGAAGATGATGGGCTTCACCGACGCCCGGCTGGCCGACCTGACCGGCACCGGCGAAAAAGCCGTGCGCGAGGCGCGCCGCGGCCATGACCTGCACCCGGTCTTCAAGCGCATCGACACCTGCGCCGCCGAGTTCGAGGCCCAGACCCCCTATATGTATTCGACCTATGAAGCCCCGGCGATGGGCGACGTCGAAAACGAGGCCCGCCCCAGCGACCGCAAGAAGGTGGTGATCCTGGGCGGCGGTCCGAACCGCATCGGCCAGGGCATCGAGTTCGACTATTGCTGCTGCCACGCCTGTTTCGCGCTGACCAAGGCCGGCTACGAGACGATCATGGTCAACTGCAACCCCGAGACGGTCTCGACCGATTACGACACCTCGGACCGGCTGTATTTCGAGCCGCTGACGCTGGAGCACGTCCTGGAAATCCTGCGCATCGAGCAGGAAAACGGCACGCTGCACGGCGTCATCGTCCAGTTCGGCGGCCAGACGCCCTTGAAGCTGGCCAATGCGCTGGAGGAGGAGGGCATCCCGATCCTCGGCACCACCCCCGACGCCATCGACCTGGCCGAGGACCGCGAGCGCTTCCAGAAGCTTTTGAACGATCTGGGCCTGAAACAGCCGATCAACGGCATCGCCCATTCCGACGCCGAGGCCATCGAGATCGCCGAGCGCATCGGTTTCCCGCTGGTCATCCGCCCCTCCTATGTGCTGGGTGGCCGCGCCATGGAGATCGTGCGCGATATGGACCAGCTCAACCGCTACATCCGCGAGGCGGTCAAGGTCTCGGGCGACAGCCCGGTGCTGCTGGACAGCTACCTCTCGGGCGCCATCGAGGTCGATGTCGATGCGCTCTCGGACGGCAAGACCGTGCATGTCGCGGGCATCATGGAGCATATCGAGGAGGCCGGCGTCCACTCCGGCGACTCGGCCTGTTCGCTGCCGCCGCACACGCTGGACCCCGCCACCATCGCCGAGCTGAAGGTCCAGACCGTCGCCATGGCCCGCGCCCTGAACGTCGTCGGGCTGATGAACGTGCAGTTCGCGTTGAAGGACGGTGCGATTTATGTGCTGGAAGTGAACCCGCGCGCCAGCCGCACCGTGCCTTTCGTCGCCAAGGCCACCGACAGCGCCATCGCCTCGATCGCCGCGCGACTGATGGCGGGCGAACCGATGGCGAACTTCCCGGCCCGGCCCGCCTATCCCGAGGGCGTCGGCCCCGAAGACAGCCTGCCCTTCGCCGACCCGCTGACGCTGGCCGATCCGAACACGCCCTGGTTCTCGGTCAAGGAGGCGGTGCTGCCCTTCGCCCGCTTCCCCGGCGTCGACACGCTGCTGGGCCCGGAAATGCGCTCGACCGGCGAGGTCATGGGCTGGGACCGCAACTTCGCCCGCGCCTTCCTGAAGGCGCAGATGGGGGCGGGGACGACGCTGCCCTCCGAGGGGCTGGTCTTCATCTCGGTCCGCGACGCCGACAAGTCCGAGGCGCTGGCCCAGGCCACCCGCGACCTGACCGAG